A DNA window from Primulina tabacum isolate GXHZ01 chromosome 12, ASM2559414v2, whole genome shotgun sequence contains the following coding sequences:
- the LOC142520998 gene encoding protein DETOXIFICATION 21-like, whose protein sequence is MENNTREALWNEVAAKNQDESLKHKTWNESKKIWVVAGPAIFTRCSTFGVIIISQTFIGHIGATELAAFALVITVLMRFSNGLLLGMASGLETLCGQAYGARQYHMLGIFLQRSWVVLVLASILLLPIFVFAAPIFKVLGQDESIADTAGTISLWFIPVIYSYITSFSCQMFLQAQSKNKIISYLAAFSLCIHILLSWLLTVKYKFGIVGAAISTIFAYWIPNIGQLAFIFSGQCKETWKGFSMLAFEDLWPVIKLSLSAGAMLCLELWYTSILILLTGRLKNAEVEIGALSICLNINGWEIMISFGFLAAASVRISNELGSGDPRAAKFSIAVIVITSFSIGLVLFVVSLFLRDHIGYMFTKSPQVAAEVAHLSPLLAFSMLMNSVQPVLSGVAIGAGWQTTVVYVNIGSYYLIGIPFGAILGYVIKLQLKGVWIGMLTGTLIQTIILITLTCKTDWEEQVSIAQKRVNRWLVEAEE, encoded by the exons ATGGAAAACAATACTAGGGAAGCTTTGTGGAATGAGGTAGCGGCCAAAAACCAAGATGAGAGTCTTAAACATAAGACATGGAATGAAAGCAAAAAAATATGGGTTGTGGCTGGCCCTGCTATATTCACTCGGTGCTCGACATTTGGGGTGATCATCATCAGCCAGACATTTATTGGACACATTGGTGCTACTGAGCTTGCTGCCTTTGCTCTCGTTATTACTGTCCTTATGAGATTTTCTAATGGATTGTTG TTAGGCATGGCTAGCGGATTGGAAACTTTATGTGGGCAAGCATATGGTGCTAGACAGTATCACATGCTTGGGATATTCCTTCAACGATCATGGGTCGTCTTGGTTCTAGCATCAATATTATTGCTGCCTATTTTTGTTTTTGCTGCCCCGATATTTAAAGTTTTGGGACAGGATGAAAGTATCGCGGACACGGCGGGAACTATTTCCCTTTGGTTCATTCCCGTGATATATTCCTATATCACATCCTTCAGCTGTCAAATGTTCCTACAAGCACAGAGCAAGAACAAGATTATCTCTTATTTGGCAGCATTTTCTTTGTGTATCCACATTCTTCTCTCATGGCTTTTGACAGTCAAATACAAGTTTGGAATTGTTGGTGCCGCCATATCCACTATTTTCGCATACTGGATCCCCAATATTGGTCAACTGGCATTCATATTCTCCGGACAGTGTAAAGAAACATGGAAAGGTTTTTCAATGTTAGCTTTCGAAGATCTTTGGCCTGTAATCAAGCTTTCTTTGTCGGCTGGTGCCATGCTCTG cCTTGAACTCTGGTACACTTCCATATTGATTCTCCTGACAGGGAGATTGAAAAATGCGGAGGTTGAAATTGGCGCACTATCCATATG CCTGAACATCAACGGGTGGGAAATTATGATATCTTTTGGTTTCTTGGCTGCAGCGAG TGTTCGTATCTCGAACGAGCTTGGAAGTGGAGATCCTAGAGCTGCGAAATTCTCGATCGCGGTGATAGTCATAACATCGTTTTCCATCGGCCTCGTTCTCTTCGTTGTTTCTCTCTTCTTGAGGGATCATATAGGTTACATGTTCACAAAAAGTCCTCAAGTTGCAGCAGAAGTGGCTCACTTGTCTCCTCTTCTAGCTTTTTCCATGCTCATGAATAGCGTTCAACCCGTTCTTTCTG GTGTTGCCATTGGCGCCGGATGGCAAACCACTGTAGTCTATGTTAACATAGGATCCTATTACCTCATAGGAATCCCTTTTGGAGCCATTCTTGGTTATGTAATCAAATTACAACTCAAG GGAGTTTGGATAGGAATGCTAACAGGCACACTCATCCAAACTATTATACTCATCACACTAACTTGTAAAACTGATTGGGAGGAACAG GTTTCAATAGCTCAAAAGAGAGTTAACAGATGGTTGGTGGAAGCTGAAGAGTAG